Proteins encoded within one genomic window of Eleutherodactylus coqui strain aEleCoq1 chromosome 1, aEleCoq1.hap1, whole genome shotgun sequence:
- the NCK2 gene encoding cytoplasmic protein NCK2 codes for MTEEVIVIAKWDYMAQQDQELDIKKNERLWLLDDSKTWWRVRNAANKTGYVPSNYVERKNSLKKGSLVKNLKDTLGLGKTKRKTSTRDASPTPSTDAEYSSNGTNTDRIYDLNIPAYVKFAYAAERDDELSLVKGSRLIVMEKCSDGWWRGTYNGQVGWFPSNYVVEEVDEATADSPSFLSLRKGASISNGQNTKILHVVQTLYPFSSVTEEELNFEKGEIMEVIEKPENDPEWWKCKNSSGQIGLVPKNYVLILNDGPSINSPHVHQISYTGPACTGRFAGKGWYYGGVTRHQAECALNERGVDGDFLIRDSESSPSDFSISLKASGKNKHFKVQLVDTVYCIGQRRFKSLDELVEHYKKAPIFTSEHGEKLYLVKALP; via the exons ATGACAGAGGAGGTCATTGTTATTGCCAAATGGGATTATATGGCACAGCAGGACCAAGAACTTGATATTAAGAAGAATGAGCGGCTGTGGTTGCTGGATGACTCCAAAACCTGGTGGCGAGTTAGAAACGCAGCTAACAAGACAGGATACGTGCCGTCCAACTACGTGGAGAGGAAGAACAGCTTAAAGAAAGGGTCACTGGTTAAGAATCTGAAAGACACCTTAG GACTTGGGAAGACCAAGAGGAAAACGAGCACTCGAGATGCCTCACCCACTCCAAGCACCGATGCAGAGTATTCATCAAATGGTACCAACACAGATCGGATCTACGACTTAAACATTCCAGCGTATGTAAAATTTGCATATGCAGCCGAGAGAGATGATGAACTTTCCCTTGTGAAGGGTTCACGACTGATAGTTATGGAAAAGTGTAGTGATGGCTGGTGGCGTGGGACATACAACGGACAGGTTGGGTGGTTTCCATCAAACTATGTAGTGGAAGAAGTTGATGAGGCAACGGCCGATTCCCCTAGTTTTCTCAGTTTGAGAAAAGGAGCTTCTATAAGTAATGGTCAGAACACTAAAATTCTCCACGTTGTTCAAACACTCTACCCGTTCAGTTCGGTAACGGAAGAAGAGCTGAACTTCGAGAAAGGAGAAATCATGGAAGTCATTGAGAAGCCTGAAAATGACCCCGAGTGGTGGAAATGTAAAAACTCCAGTGGACAGATTGGCCTTGTTCCCAAAAACTACGTTCTCATTTTAAACGATGGCCCTTCCATCAATAGTCCTCATGTTCACCAAATAAGCTACACTGGGCCCGCGTGCACAGGACGCTTCGCTGGGAAAGGATGGTACTATGGAGGGGTGACCAGACACCAAGCAGAATGTGCCCTGAATGAGAGGGGAGTGGATGGAGACTTTCTTATCCGAGACAGCGAGTCTTCA CCCAGTGACTTTTCCATATCACTAAAGGCttcaggaaaaaacaaacattttaaagTTCAGCTGGTGGACACGGTCTATTGTATTGGGCAGAGGAGGTTTAAGAGCTTGGATGAACTGGTGGAACATTACAAAAAAGCCCCAATCTTCACTAGCGAACACGGAGAAAAGTTATATCTGGTGAAAGCACTACCGTGA